One window from the genome of Anguilla rostrata isolate EN2019 chromosome 5, ASM1855537v3, whole genome shotgun sequence encodes:
- the myef2 gene encoding myelin expression factor 2 — protein sequence MDDDIKLESEEQEETTPITEVENEPPQENANGEKTESEEAPNEKSELKEKSSGNRRSNRFQPYSKDKHAGTGDKKGVHRNRVFISNIPYDMKWQAIKDLMREKVGEVTYVELFKDAEGKSRGCGVVEFKDEEFVKKAIEVMNKHDLNGRPLNIKEDPDGEHARRVLQRTGGMYPGGRGQDGGPGGMNLPPSIANNPNIPPEVINSLQAGRLGSTVFVANLDFKVGWKKLKEVFSMAGNVKRADVKEDKDGKSRGMGTVTFEQALEAVQAISMFNGQMLFDRPMHVKMDDKSLPSDDFRPVEKSPQLPRGLGGIGMGLGPGGQPINANRLSGGGGMANMGPGGMDGPGYGGMGRMGGMGSGGYGGMDGMGNMAGYGGRDMGPMGRIGDMYRSGMGGMDRDFGRNDMSMTRGFGDSFGGMGGGLGGFGGGMGNAGMGPMGSGLGGGMGNMGMDRMSSNFDRMSGGMDMNRGFGGYGGGSGYMGGGGMSDRGSGSKAGCQIFVRNLSYDLTWQKLKEKFSHCGQVMFAEIKMENGKSKGCGTVRFDSPESAEQACRMMNGTKINGREVDVRIDRNA from the exons ATGGATGATGATATTAAACTGGAGTCTGAGGAACAAGAGGAAACAACGCCGATCACTGAAGTCGAAAATGAACCGCCGCAAGAAAACGCGAATGGCGAGAAAAC tgAATCTGAGGAAGCCCCAAACGAGAAGTCCGAGCTGAAAGAAAAATCGTCTGGCAACAGGAGATCCAATCGGTTTCAGCCTTACTCCAAGGACAAGCATGCTGGCACTGGAGACAAGAAGGGTGTCCACAGAAACAGAGTGTTCATTAGCAATATCCCATATGACATGAAGTGGCAGGCAATTAAAGATCTTATGAGAGAGAAAG TTGGTGAGGTTACATACGTGGAGCTCTTTAAGGATGCAGAAGGAAAGTCAAGG GGTTGTGG tgttgttgAATTCAAAGATGAAGAATTTGTGAAGAAGGCAATCGAAGTTATGAACAAGCATGATCTAAATGGCAGACCTCTTAACATCAAGGAG GACCCTGATGGCGAGCATGCTCGTAGAGTGCTGCAGCGTACTGGTGGAATGTACccaggggggcgtggccaggatGGCGGTCCGGGTGGGATGAATCTGCCACCTTCAATCGCCAATAACCCCAATATCCCTCCCGAAGTCATCAACTCCCTACAAGCTGGGAGACTCGGCTCAACTGTGTTCGTTGCCAAT CTGGATTTTAAAGTTGGCTGGAAGAAGCTGAAGGAGGTCTTCAGCATGGCTGGAAATGTCAAACGGGCTGACGTGAAGGAAGACAAAGACGGCAAGAGCCGGGGAATGGGCACCGTCACCTTTGAGCAAGCGCTAGAGGCAGTGCAGGCCATAT CTATGTTCAATGGGCAGATGTTATTTGACAGGCCCATGCATGTAAAGATG GATGACAAGTCACTTCCCTCAGATGATTTTCGCCCAGTTGAGAAGTCGCCACAGTTGCCAA GGGGTCTAGGTGGAATTGGGATGGGCCTTGGTCCTGGAGGCCAGCCAATCAATGCAAACCGACTGAGTGGAGGTGGAGGCATGGCAAACATGGGTCCTGGAG GTATGGATGGTCCTGGGTATGGTGGAATGGGGCGAATGGGAG GAATGGGCAGTGGGGGATATGGTGGAATGGATGGCATGGGTAACATGGCCGGGTATGGGGGCAGAGACATGGGACCCATGGGAAGAATTGGAG acaTGTATCGCTCAGGAATGGGTGGCATGGACAGAGACTTTGGAAGAAATGACATGTCTATGACCCGAGGCTTTGGGGATTCATTTGGAGGAATGG GAGGTGGATTGGGAGGCTTTGGCGGAGGAATGGGTAATGCTGGCATGGGTCCAATGGGGTCTGGATTAG GAGGTGGGATGGGGAACATGGGCATGGACCGCATGAGCTCAAATTTTGACCGGATGAGCGGTGGCATGGACATGAACCGAGGCTTCGGAGGCTATGGAGGTGGCTCAGGCTACATGGGCGGTGGAGGAATGTCAGACAGAGGTTCGGGGTCAAAGGCGGGCTGCCAAATCTTCGTACGAAAT ctttcCTATGATCTTACCTGGCAGAAGCTCAAGGAGAAATTCAGTCATTGTG GTCAAGTGATGTtcgcagaaataaaaatggagaatGGGAAATCCAAAGGGTGCGGGACAGTCCGCTTCGATTCTCCGGAGAGCGCCGAGCAGGCGTGCCGGATGATGAATGGCACCAAAATCAACGGGAGGGAAGTGGACGTCCGCATCGATCGAAATGCCTGA
- the ctxn2 gene encoding cortexin-2 has product MCNIHFNHSLSAMNGNEIMAYSLTLEQKTAFAFVGMLLVFLGLLIIRCFKILLDPYSSMPSSTWADGVEGLEKGTFEYALA; this is encoded by the coding sequence ATGTGTAACATCCACTTTAACCACTCTCTGTCCGCGATGAACGGGAATGAAATTATGGCTTACTCACTGACTCTGGAGCAAAAAACAGCCTTTGCATTTGTTGGGATGCTGTTGGTATTCTTGGGACTCCTGATTATAAGATGTTTCAAGATTTTGCTGGACCCTTACAGCAGCATGCCATCGTCTACTTGGGCAGACGGTGTGGAGGGACTAGAGAAAGGGACTTTTGAGTATGCGCTAGCCTGA